The window GAAGTCCTTCTCCATGGAAGCAGCAATAGCGCCGAGGGCGCTAGCAGCGGCGGCCTTGACACCATAGTCGTTGTGGTCAAGCAGCTTAACCATGGGGCCGATCAGGGCAGGGCCGTACTGAGCCATGATCTTGGTGTCAATACCATCACCGAAGGTATCGAGGGCACCACAGGCGCATCGAATAATGCTGATGTTGGTCTTGTCAGAAGGACCCTGGGAAGCTGACTCAAGGTTCTTCAGGACAGCCTCAATGATTTGCTGGTGGTGTGAAACCATCTCGTCGGCCATCTCCTCGGCAAGGTGGATGAGACCGACCAAAGCAGCATGTCGGACCTTGGTCTCAGAGTCGCAGAGCaagttgatgatggtggggagaagaggctggagcTGGGTGGAGATGAAATCAGGAGCACCCTCAGCAGCATTGCCTAGAGCCAGCATAGCGGCCATACGGTAGCGCGGGTCCTGGTTGGTGGCAAACACGGGGAACTGCTCAAGAAGGGGCACAACGACCTGGCGGGGAGGAAGCTCGTTGGCCAACTGGTCAATCAGGCTGATGGCCACTCTAGCAGGGGACatgtcctcttcatcttcagagtCCAGATCAATGACGATGTGCATGGCCTTGACCATGAGCTCAGCACCGACATCCTTCATAGCCTGAATCTTCATGCGGCGGAAAGAGACTGTCTGGATGAGGAAGCCAAGGGCCTGGGAACGAGGATCATCCTCAGCGTTGGTGTTGCCAGCAAGCTCAATCATGAACATGAGCAGGTCACGCAGGTGGACGTTGAGAAGAGCAGAGTCGTAGGCGATGAAGGAGTGGAAAACGTCAAAGACGGCACCGTAGCTCTCCTCGTCTCCGGCCTCGACTGTGGCCTTGAGAATGTTGACCAAGCTGGGGACGAATCCCTGCATGAGCTTGAGAGCCTGGGGGTCCTCCTCGGGGTCAACGAGCATGAGGATGGCACCAATAGCACGGACAATGTTCATGCGGACCTCCTTGCTGTCGTCGTTGATGCGAGcctggaagagctgcagcagctgatcCGTGTGGTCGCTGAAGTGCGCAGGATCGTCCTCGAGCATGGCATACAGGACGAATGAGCCAACCTCGCGGTGGACGACATTGTCGCTGGTGTTGAGGGGCAGGAGCTGGGCCAGGAAGTCCTCGCCGTCGCCTTGCTCCATATCCTCGCCCACGATACCGGCAACCAGACGCGCCAGAGAGTGGCGGTTGGCGGCGGACGTCTCCTTCAGAGTGCCCTCAAGAAGGTGTGAGCGGACAAGAGGCTTCTGGTCCTGGGCGGTTCGCTTCCAGAACTTGGTCACAAGGCGCAGGGCCTGGACAGAGGCCAGCTGTCGGACAGCATTGTCTGCGTTTGTAAGAGCGATCTCGATCAGCGCCAGAAGAGACTCGGGCTTCGAGTAGTAGTTCTTCTGGAGGTCGGCCGTGACAGCCTTGACCTGTTCCGTGTTGGCTATAGAAGGCAGAGAGTTAGTTGAAAGATTTTTTTCACACGAGAATAACATTCACGTCTCGCTGTCCAAGATTTACATCTGGGGCGTCGTGCGCGCGCTGCGACGAGAAGCAGATAAATAAACAACAATGCAAGAAAAGACTTACGAACTTGGCTGGCCTGCAGCAACTGAGCGAGCTTATCCTTGTCCATCCTGACTATTCGCTTGGAAGCTCAGCGACCAAGAGAAAtgcaaaagatgaagaaaaagaaaagacaaggtGGTGTggaaaagattttattatgtATCCCGCctagaggggaaaaaaaaaattaatatcgATACTCCAGCCAAGCagggactttttttttgccccgcTTGACCGAGGGGTCGTCTCCAGTTTCGAAATTACAGGCTGCGATTGGCGCCGAATTATTACCGCCGAGCGTTATCGTTATCTGGAAGCTAAAGCTATGATAAGGATGGAGAAGGTCAAGGTCTAAACCGTAGACTGTGAGCTACTCGAATTAGCTCGATAACAAATGGCTGTGGTTTTGACCATCCCACGAGCAGCCCAATCTGAATACGTTTGTGATGATTCGCAGCGTCACCTCCTCTTCCAGTCCAGGAGACTAAAATCTCGCCTTCTTATGTTAGAGTTGAGCACTGGAGTACTTTGCTCCCTGAAGCGAGTCAGAGTCATCTGCTCCTTGGTATATGTCGTCTCATGAGATTCTGGCATATTAGAGTGCCCTTCAAAGCCTTCAAATTGTTGGTTCGGCCGTCGCTCTCTTTCCCGCTGACTAGTATTCCGAAATTCGAGAATTGGTTCTCCCCCTAAACGTaaatgttgctgctgcactgcgGGCTATGGCTATGACAATTTTTGCGGCCATGCACGACGCTGGTGTTGGTGCGATTTATTAAATGATGAAATTTATTGAATCCCTTGCGGTAGATCTTCTCGAGTCACATTATAAATTTCTCTGTTGCACATTTTGTCGGTCGATCGTTGCTCTGGTTTGGGCATCGTTTTATAAGATATCTGTAGAATTGTTCCGTTATAAGAGTTATATCCCGTTCTTCGCGATATGTCTTTTTGCGCGTAAGATTTCTCCTCAGTGAGGTGAGATGTACTGGCACCATGGAAGTCACTTCAGTAAAAAGTGCTGTGGGTAAGCATTGCGCATAATTTCGAAATGTTTAGCGGTGAAATTAGTCGTAGCTATTGAATCATGACCAGTAATGTTGCTATTCTGTTCTTTTGAGCTGATACTCCAACAAAGCCAAAGCAGTCCGACACGATTGCATACTTGACGTCCACACCAGCGTGAATGATTTATAATACCAAAAATGCAAACCAGAAAAGTCATGATGCTTTCGTAACCAGATacgttttataaattttaaattgaGCTTCCATAAGGTTGATACTAAGATTAGAAATCTCGATAGTTTTGTTACTCTGGGTTGTAGAGGTTCTTGTGTGGATACGCGATGTGAAATCTTCATGAAGTTGCCGATTCAATTCGTCTTCAGGAAAATAATTTCTAGACTAGTGCTTAAGAAAACGCATAAAGTCCGTACAGTCTGTCTTTGGATAGCATGGCGCGCAATCTACTTACCCGCTACAACCGTGCGAACTGTACCTTGTCTCTATAGGGAATTCAAATGTCTGCTTTATCTAATAGCAGGACATAACCCCATTTTTTAACAAGAATTAAATTTATCTTAGTGGAAGTTTCAATGTCTTTGCTAACAGCTAAGTCGCCTGGTTGTCGCATGTCTGAATTAGCCCCCCTAGACTTTATATTGCAGATTAGCTCGGTAGACCATACAACACCTACCGCGTATTATTTGGAGATGTAGGATTTTGGAAAGTTCGAGCGcagtcttctccatccattGTATTTAGAATAACGGTCTGTAAATATTTTTCCCCTATCTTGTATAACGGTGCTTACCAGCTCAATGGGCCACACTATACCCAGGGTACTATGCGTGTGTATACTTCACTGCGTATCAAGGCTCTAAGTAGTCAAAAAGTCGCCAAGCACTCTCTCTGTAAGGAGAAGTCTGTGGCTTTTTCTCAGACAATGTTACTGGACGTCTTGGTCGttctaataataaattacaCCGAGTTACCCATCTCTCATATCCATATCATGATTACATACAAGCCCTCTCTATACATGAATGAAACAGTGAATCAGGCTTCCCAGAATAGTAGTATATGTAAGGGCTAGAGTGGGTGGCTTGTTAAACAAGCTCTTAGGCTGCTATTCCTAGTAGGGCTACAAGGCGGCCTTGGTGTATATTGTTACAATCCAACACCTCGTAAGGCAAAACTTAGGTCAGATATTATATCGCAAATTGAAAATCAAGCTGCAACCTGCTTTTTCAAGCATTAGGTAGTTACAAAATACCCAATAAAACTCACCAAAGTATGCGTATATTGGGGCATGAGGTAAGGCATCAACCTTGCTTTGTTGGGTATCTATATTTAGCATAGGGGGCTGAGAGACATGGCTGTCTAAGAACGCCCCTTGCATTAAAGGTGCTTATGGAGGGGGTGAATTATTATCATATAAGTCAGGTACCCCAGCGATATTTCTAAATTTCTCGAAAAGGTACTGTCTGAACTTTCTCTGAATATACTACgtcttttattattctaCTTTTATCTCGCTCACTATTATGGATACGGAAGAATTTCATATAGATGCAAAACTAAAGTCTTTCTGCAATGAAGCAAGCGAGGAAGATATCCAGGCCCTTGTTGCAGAATTGCATGAGGATCCTAGAAACGATGACGAGATCGAGCTTTACATCTACCTACACTTTCTGCACTTTCAAAAGTCGAAAGATACGAAACATCTTGAGAAAGCAATACAATTGGTGGAGGAATGGGTGGCGGTGACGCCTTCAAGCCATCCAGATTACAATCGGCGATACAGCCTTTTGAATACAGTAACTATTCGGGGCCACCCGTGTCAGGCCATAAAGGGAGATATTGAAGATATGGCTTTGGAAGAACCGTGAGTTGCACTATAGACTTCAAAAAGCGAAgcaaaaataatactaagcAATTGTAGGGGTAGAGAAAAGCCCGCAACTGACGAGATTAGCATCCAACTTGAACATTTAAGGGAAAGAGAATTAAGCCTTTATGAGACTTTCAAGCAACACGGCCGCCTTGAAGATTTAGAAGAGGCTATTGAAACTGGAGAGCTGGCAATGAGTATAGCAGGCGATTCTATTCCCCCTTTATGTCTCTTTCCTTGGCGATTTTGTTCAGCGATCGATTTGAGATGACAGGATCAATGACTGACTTAGATCGAGCTATTGGCATTGCAAGAAATGCAGTAGAT is drawn from Trichoderma asperellum chromosome 4, complete sequence and contains these coding sequences:
- a CDS encoding uncharacterized protein (EggNog:ENOG41), with the protein product MDTEEFHIDAKLKSFCNEASEEDIQALVAELHEDPRNDDEIELYIYLHFLHFQKSKDTKHLEKAIQLVEEWVAVTPSSHPDYNRRYSLLNTVTIRGHPCQAIKGDIEDMALEEPGREKPATDEISIQLEHLRERELSLYETFKQHGRLEDLEEAIETGELAMSIAGDSIPPLCLFPWRFCSAIDLR